Proteins encoded within one genomic window of uncultured Desulfobacter sp.:
- a CDS encoding protein kinase: MQSNTNKKATSGSLSLELESSVHSSLMRAARGNQFLNRNRSPLIIYAVIFFGIAILCHVLFKNAQNESRREFYDSGALSAETIAEKVTAPLLEKDVLTLNVAVGELEKKYHPIFTAILDHDDKIIAHSDPNEIGKAYTAPANKIEIRIDKTVTIERMTIKDKSLICFSRVLVFSNVPIGEIHFGLDAAPLDQEIAGYGRRIFIIWGVCAVCFIAAIFLTDIYLKNKQQKILEEIEKTRKVGPYVLTKKIAQGGMAELYLAEYMREDGFRRTVAVKKILPHLIENQDFVDMFIREARLAAILQHPNIVQIYDLIKLHNAHFMAMEYVPGKNLAEVLAHEKKGLAVGMATFIIQKISLGLYYSHTRTSDDTGEPLNIVHRDVSTQNMLISFKGEVKISDFGISKARSEPSLTRAGVIKGKLSYLAPEQALGKGADHQSDLYALGIIFYEILSGKRLYKFENELEALSTLPTMVVPPINTIRTDIPDELNQIVMKCLEKDPKNRYDSGKMIYDDLAQFRKNQNISFDETNLIDFMAKRFK, encoded by the coding sequence ATGCAGTCCAACACAAACAAAAAAGCGACATCCGGCAGCCTATCATTAGAGCTTGAATCAAGCGTTCATTCAAGTCTAATGAGAGCTGCCAGGGGAAATCAATTCTTAAACCGTAACCGCTCCCCCCTAATTATATATGCCGTTATTTTTTTCGGTATTGCTATCTTATGTCATGTCTTGTTCAAAAACGCCCAAAATGAAAGCCGCCGGGAATTTTATGATTCAGGGGCACTGTCTGCAGAAACAATTGCTGAAAAAGTGACGGCTCCGTTACTGGAGAAAGATGTGCTTACCCTGAATGTGGCTGTGGGGGAACTGGAAAAAAAGTATCATCCGATTTTTACGGCTATCCTTGACCATGACGATAAAATCATTGCCCACAGCGACCCGAATGAAATCGGCAAGGCATATACGGCACCTGCAAATAAAATAGAAATCCGTATAGACAAAACCGTAACCATTGAACGCATGACCATAAAAGACAAAAGCCTTATCTGTTTTTCTAGAGTACTTGTCTTTTCAAATGTACCCATCGGAGAGATACATTTTGGTCTTGATGCAGCCCCCCTGGATCAAGAAATTGCCGGATATGGGCGGCGTATATTCATTATCTGGGGGGTATGTGCCGTCTGTTTTATTGCGGCGATTTTTCTTACGGATATATACCTTAAAAACAAGCAGCAAAAAATCCTTGAAGAAATTGAGAAAACGCGGAAAGTCGGACCGTATGTGCTCACCAAAAAAATTGCCCAAGGCGGTATGGCCGAGCTTTATCTTGCTGAGTATATGAGAGAGGACGGATTCAGGCGGACCGTAGCCGTAAAGAAAATTTTACCCCATTTGATAGAAAACCAGGATTTTGTAGATATGTTCATCCGGGAGGCCCGGTTAGCCGCAATTCTCCAGCATCCCAATATCGTCCAGATCTATGATTTGATTAAACTGCACAACGCCCATTTCATGGCCATGGAATATGTCCCCGGAAAAAATCTTGCCGAAGTACTCGCCCATGAAAAAAAAGGACTGGCAGTGGGCATGGCCACATTCATCATTCAAAAAATCAGTCTTGGGCTCTATTATTCGCACACAAGAACCAGTGATGATACCGGAGAACCTTTAAATATTGTCCATAGAGATGTCAGTACCCAAAACATGCTGATCTCATTTAAAGGGGAAGTCAAAATAAGTGATTTCGGTATTTCCAAAGCCCGGTCTGAGCCCAGCCTCACCCGGGCAGGTGTGATAAAAGGAAAATTATCGTATCTTGCACCTGAACAGGCCTTGGGAAAAGGCGCAGACCATCAGTCCGACCTTTATGCGCTTGGAATTATTTTTTACGAAATTTTGTCAGGAAAACGCCTGTACAAATTCGAAAATGAACTTGAGGCATTGAGTACGCTGCCTACAATGGTTGTTCCCCCCATTAACACGATTCGAACAGACATTCCCGATGAACTCAACCAAATAGTCATGAAATGCCTGGAAAAAGATCCCAAAAACCGGTACGACTCCGGCAAAATGATTTACGATGACCTGGCACAATTCAGAAAAAATCAAAACATTTCGTTTGATGAAACCAACCTGATTGATTTCATGGCAAAGAGATTTAAATAA